The following proteins are co-located in the Streptomyces sp. NBC_01198 genome:
- a CDS encoding carboxymuconolactone decarboxylase family protein: MTTIPPADAAVPAPVRRIDLNDRAPDFYQAMSALDKAAACGLDPEVRELVRIRTSQLNGCAYCVDKHSADARSAGVTEQKLYGLTVWRETPFFTARERAALALAEAMTRLGAHGVPDDVYDEAAKLFDEDELPRLIAMGVAMNAWNRIGVTCRMSPATRP, translated from the coding sequence ATGACCACGATTCCCCCGGCTGACGCAGCCGTTCCCGCACCGGTACGCCGGATCGACCTGAACGACAGGGCGCCGGACTTCTACCAGGCGATGTCCGCCCTCGACAAGGCCGCGGCCTGCGGCCTGGACCCGGAGGTCCGCGAACTCGTCAGGATCCGCACCTCGCAGCTCAACGGCTGCGCCTACTGCGTCGACAAGCACAGCGCCGACGCCCGCTCGGCCGGCGTCACCGAGCAGAAGCTGTACGGCCTGACGGTCTGGCGCGAGACCCCCTTCTTCACCGCCCGCGAACGCGCCGCGCTGGCGCTCGCCGAGGCGATGACGCGACTGGGCGCCCACGGGGTGCCGGACGACGTCTACGACGAGGCCGCCAAGCTGTTCGACGAGGACGAACTGCCGCGGCTCATCGCCATGGGCGTGGCGATGAACGCCTGGAACCGCATCGGCGTCACATGCCGGATGTCGCCGGCGACGCGGCCGTAG
- the pdxR gene encoding MocR-like pyridoxine biosynthesis transcription factor PdxR: MNTWATPQRGSGGYDLLLDLAGQRTRAGIEEALRAAVRDGRLAPGTRLPSSRVLAHDLGLARNTVADAYGQLVAEGWLTARQGSGTTVAARPAVPLRRPVPPPQDRPRIAPSDVVPHPSGLPYVLWPGSPDLSSFPRTAWLRAARRALTAAPNEAFGYGDPRGRPELRAALAGYLARVRGVRTDPDHLVICSGYTQAVGLLARALYARGARSAAVEAVGLPDTPTVLRANGLDPVPLPVDADGARVADLGPGVPAVVLTPAHQFPLGVRLSPERRTAVVAWARSTGGIVVEDDYDGEFRYDRQPVAALQALAPDHVVYAGTASKSLAPALRLAWLAVPPHLLDAVVREKRLADHLSAVIDQLTLAEFISSGAYDRHVRRMRVRYRARRDRVVEMLALRAPGVRVSGIAAGLHAVLDLPAQGPPLRTVLGRAQRLGLAVPGLSAFGAAPDHPPALVVGYATPPDHAFSTALSLLCDALAAGA; the protein is encoded by the coding sequence ATGAACACCTGGGCCACTCCGCAGCGCGGCAGCGGCGGTTACGACCTGCTGCTCGACCTGGCCGGGCAGCGTACCCGGGCCGGCATCGAGGAGGCGCTGCGCGCGGCCGTCCGCGACGGGCGGCTGGCGCCCGGCACCCGGCTGCCGTCCAGCCGGGTCCTCGCGCACGACCTGGGCCTGGCCCGCAACACCGTCGCCGACGCCTACGGCCAGCTGGTCGCCGAGGGCTGGCTCACCGCCCGGCAGGGCTCGGGCACGACCGTCGCCGCGCGGCCCGCCGTCCCGCTCCGCCGCCCCGTCCCGCCCCCGCAGGACCGGCCGCGTATCGCACCGTCGGACGTCGTACCGCACCCCAGCGGGCTGCCCTACGTGCTGTGGCCCGGGTCGCCCGACCTGTCGTCCTTCCCGCGCACCGCCTGGCTGCGGGCCGCCCGGCGCGCCCTCACCGCCGCACCCAACGAGGCGTTCGGCTACGGCGACCCGCGCGGCCGCCCCGAACTGCGGGCCGCGCTGGCCGGCTACCTCGCCCGGGTCCGCGGCGTCCGCACCGACCCTGACCACCTGGTCATCTGCTCCGGTTACACCCAGGCCGTCGGCCTGCTCGCCCGCGCCCTGTACGCCCGCGGGGCGCGGAGTGCCGCCGTCGAGGCGGTCGGCCTGCCCGACACCCCGACGGTGCTGCGGGCGAACGGGCTCGACCCCGTACCGCTCCCGGTCGACGCGGACGGCGCGCGCGTGGCGGACCTCGGCCCCGGCGTCCCCGCGGTGGTGCTCACGCCCGCGCACCAGTTCCCCCTGGGGGTGCGGCTGTCCCCGGAGCGCCGCACGGCCGTCGTCGCCTGGGCCAGGTCCACCGGCGGGATCGTCGTCGAGGACGACTACGACGGGGAGTTCCGCTACGACCGGCAGCCCGTCGCCGCCTTGCAGGCGCTCGCCCCCGACCACGTCGTCTACGCCGGCACCGCCAGCAAGAGCCTGGCGCCCGCTTTGCGGCTGGCCTGGCTCGCGGTGCCGCCGCACCTGCTGGACGCGGTGGTGCGGGAGAAGCGGCTGGCCGATCACCTCTCGGCGGTGATCGACCAGTTGACGCTCGCTGAGTTCATCAGCTCCGGGGCGTACGACCGGCATGTGCGGCGTATGCGGGTGCGCTACCGCGCGCGGCGGGACCGGGTCGTGGAGATGCTGGCGCTGCGCGCGCCCGGCGTGCGGGTGTCCGGCATCGCGGCCGGCCTGCACGCGGTGCTCGACCTGCCGGCGCAGGGTCCGCCGCTCCGCACTGTGCTCGGCCGGGCGCAACGCCTGGGCCTCGCCGTCCCCGGCCTCTCCGCCTTCGGCGCGGCGCCCGACCACCCGCCCGCCCTCGTCGTCGGCTACGCCACACCCCCGGACCACGCCTTCTCGACGGCGCTCAGCCTGCTCTGCGACGCGCTGGCCGCGGGGGCTTGA
- a CDS encoding LCP family protein: MTESSHGSRRRDSGRRRSGAHSAGAVSTAPASAAGQDRPPGGRAAVRKGRKKRGGRRAVKIVGLVMGFVILLAGGAAGYVYWKLNSNIKSDDLSANGKDGAGHEKADAFGRTPINILVIGSDGRTDAADCKLGGACTTANGQRADVEMVVHISADRTNATVMSVPRDLRADWSGCHDKGHASMGPQHDVMINAALAGGPGCSVVAVHELTGIPIDHFMMVDFSGVVDMSNAVGGVNVCVSANVYDPYSHLKLKKGAHVLQGQAALQFLRTRHGFGDSSDSRGRTFGQHIFLTALLNKLKDQGTLTSPGKMWKIANAATRALTVDNSLDSATKLIGLGTDLNKVPTNRITFATLQTADAKVNGAYETHLVNPGATTLFKTIAQDQSLTTAHGGKTAPSATPTVPPSSIAVQVHNGTTVTGRAAAIAAELVDRGFSKQTTSGDGPSSTKTSLTYPAGQQAQAQSVAKALGLPSAAVKQSASATGIVLLLGADWPTGTTFPGGKVAASAADQKSALNGANSQLGSDKGECAPVSKFDDVIGVDASGHVTTKSNPPHSTSPTHAYAISPNVKDSAP, from the coding sequence ATGACCGAGTCCTCCCACGGATCACGCAGGCGCGACAGCGGCCGGCGGCGCTCCGGTGCACACAGCGCCGGCGCGGTCAGTACCGCCCCCGCCTCCGCTGCGGGGCAGGACCGTCCGCCGGGTGGCCGGGCCGCGGTCCGCAAGGGGCGCAAGAAGCGCGGCGGCCGGCGTGCCGTGAAGATCGTCGGCCTGGTCATGGGCTTCGTCATCCTGCTGGCGGGCGGCGCCGCCGGGTACGTGTACTGGAAGCTCAACAGCAACATCAAGTCCGACGACCTGTCGGCGAACGGCAAGGACGGCGCGGGCCACGAGAAGGCGGACGCCTTCGGGCGCACCCCGATCAACATCCTGGTGATCGGCTCGGACGGCCGTACGGACGCCGCGGACTGCAAGCTCGGCGGCGCCTGCACCACCGCGAACGGCCAGCGCGCCGACGTGGAGATGGTGGTGCACATATCCGCCGACCGCACCAACGCCACGGTGATGAGCGTGCCCCGCGACCTAAGGGCGGACTGGAGCGGCTGCCACGACAAGGGCCACGCGAGCATGGGACCGCAGCACGACGTGATGATCAACGCGGCCCTCGCCGGCGGCCCGGGATGCAGTGTCGTGGCCGTCCACGAACTCACCGGCATACCCATCGACCACTTCATGATGGTCGACTTCTCCGGCGTGGTGGACATGTCCAACGCGGTCGGCGGCGTCAACGTCTGCGTCTCCGCAAACGTGTACGACCCCTACAGCCACCTCAAGCTCAAGAAGGGCGCGCACGTCCTCCAGGGCCAGGCGGCCCTGCAGTTCCTGCGCACCCGGCACGGCTTCGGCGACTCCAGCGACAGCCGCGGCCGGACGTTCGGCCAGCACATCTTCCTCACCGCGCTGCTCAACAAGCTCAAGGACCAGGGCACGCTGACCAGCCCGGGCAAGATGTGGAAGATCGCCAACGCGGCGACCAGGGCGCTGACCGTCGACAACTCGCTGGACTCCGCCACGAAGCTGATCGGTCTCGGCACCGACCTCAACAAGGTGCCGACCAACCGGATCACCTTCGCCACCCTGCAGACCGCCGACGCCAAGGTGAACGGCGCCTACGAGACCCACCTGGTCAACCCGGGCGCGACCACGCTGTTCAAGACCATCGCGCAGGACCAGTCCCTGACCACGGCCCACGGCGGCAAGACGGCGCCCTCCGCCACCCCCACGGTCCCGCCGTCGTCCATCGCGGTGCAGGTCCACAACGGTACGACGGTCACCGGCCGGGCCGCGGCGATAGCCGCGGAGCTGGTCGACCGCGGCTTCAGCAAGCAGACCACCTCGGGTGACGGCCCGTCGTCCACGAAGACCTCCCTGACCTACCCGGCGGGGCAGCAGGCGCAGGCGCAGAGCGTCGCCAAGGCGCTGGGCCTGCCGTCGGCGGCCGTCAAGCAGTCCGCCTCCGCCACGGGCATCGTCCTGCTGCTCGGCGCGGACTGGCCGACCGGCACGACCTTCCCCGGCGGGAAGGTGGCCGCGTCCGCCGCAGACCAGAAGTCAGCGCTGAACGGGGCGAATTCGCAGCTGGGCAGCGACAAGGGCGAGTGCGCGCCGGTGAGCAAGTTCGACGACGTGATAGGCGTCGACGCGTCCGGCCACGTCACCACCAAGTCCAACCCCCCGCACTCCACCTCCCCGACCCACGCCTACGCCATCTCCCCCAACGTCAAGGACTCGGCCCCTTAG
- a CDS encoding malate dehydrogenase: MTRTPVNVTVTGAAGQIGYALLFRIASGHLLGADVPVKLRLLEIPQGLKAAEGTAMELDDAAFPLLRGIDITDDPNVAFDGANVALLVGARPRTKGMERGDLLSANGGIFKPQGKAVNDHAADDIKVLVVGNPANTNALIAQSAAPDVPAERFTAMTRLDHNRAIGQLAKKTGAAVSDIKRLTIWGNHSATQYPDIFHAEVAGKNAAEVVADEQWLADTFIPTVAKRGAAIIEARGASSAASAASAALDHVHTWVNGTADGDWTSMGVVSDGSYGVPAGLISSFPVTTKDGAFEIVQGLDINAFSRARIDASVKELEEERAAVRELGLI; this comes from the coding sequence ATGACTCGCACTCCCGTCAACGTCACCGTCACCGGAGCGGCCGGCCAGATCGGCTACGCGCTCCTCTTCCGCATCGCCTCGGGCCACCTGCTCGGCGCGGACGTGCCGGTGAAGCTCAGGCTGCTGGAGATCCCGCAGGGTCTCAAGGCGGCGGAGGGCACCGCCATGGAGCTCGACGACGCCGCCTTCCCGCTGCTGCGCGGCATCGACATCACCGACGACCCGAACGTCGCCTTCGACGGTGCGAACGTCGCGCTGCTGGTCGGCGCCCGCCCGCGCACCAAGGGCATGGAGCGCGGCGACCTGCTCTCGGCGAACGGCGGCATCTTCAAGCCGCAGGGCAAGGCCGTCAACGACCACGCGGCCGACGACATCAAGGTCCTGGTGGTCGGCAACCCGGCGAACACCAACGCGCTCATCGCGCAGTCCGCCGCCCCCGACGTCCCGGCCGAGCGCTTCACCGCGATGACCCGGCTGGACCACAACCGCGCGATCGGGCAGCTGGCGAAGAAGACCGGCGCGGCCGTCTCCGACATCAAGCGCCTCACGATCTGGGGCAACCACTCCGCCACGCAGTACCCGGACATCTTCCACGCCGAGGTCGCGGGCAAGAACGCCGCCGAGGTCGTCGCCGACGAGCAGTGGCTGGCCGACACGTTCATCCCGACCGTCGCCAAGCGCGGCGCGGCCATCATCGAGGCGCGCGGCGCCTCCTCGGCCGCCTCCGCCGCGTCCGCCGCCCTCGACCACGTCCACACCTGGGTCAACGGCACCGCCGACGGCGACTGGACCTCGATGGGCGTCGTCTCCGACGGCTCCTACGGCGTCCCGGCCGGCCTCATCTCGTCCTTCCCGGTCACCACGAAGGACGGCGCCTTCGAGATCGTCCAGGGCCTGGACATCAACGCCTTCTCGCGGGCGCGGATCGACGCGTCGGTGAAGGAGCTGGAGGAGGAGCGTGCCGCGGTACGCGAACTCGGCCTGATCTGA
- a CDS encoding helix-turn-helix domain-containing protein — MGQWEPLADRIPLDMRRLATQLRRMKDRSGLTVPALAARTAESAGAWSAYLTARKVPPLAAVEVLAQASGADYDRVGALWKLAEKASAGTGDRGRGKPVPQPDPLDPLGAEDGLPARRRRFALLAAAAVVAVAALLTVVLMGTGSGRTPDRGADPTGDSTTATGAPVPSAPPRGGAPASGTGAPGKGGGTAAGSGAPGGTASAPPSTVAPTASAGAPTAGTTTPAAGPPPPSVPGAPTTPPTATATPTATATPSPAHTSLCLGLIVLGICIG; from the coding sequence ATGGGGCAGTGGGAGCCGCTGGCGGACCGAATCCCCCTGGACATGCGGCGCCTCGCGACGCAACTGCGGCGGATGAAGGACCGCAGCGGCCTGACCGTCCCCGCGCTCGCCGCGCGCACCGCGGAGTCCGCCGGCGCGTGGTCCGCCTACCTCACGGCGCGCAAAGTGCCGCCGCTCGCCGCCGTCGAGGTGCTGGCGCAGGCCAGTGGCGCGGACTACGACCGCGTCGGCGCCCTGTGGAAGCTCGCCGAGAAGGCGTCGGCCGGTACGGGTGACCGTGGCCGGGGCAAGCCCGTGCCGCAGCCGGACCCGCTCGACCCGCTCGGCGCGGAGGACGGCCTGCCCGCCCGCCGCAGGCGCTTCGCCCTGCTCGCCGCCGCCGCCGTGGTCGCGGTGGCCGCGCTGCTCACCGTCGTGCTGATGGGTACGGGCAGCGGCCGCACGCCCGACCGCGGCGCCGACCCCACCGGCGACAGCACCACCGCCACCGGCGCCCCGGTGCCGTCCGCGCCGCCCAGGGGCGGTGCCCCGGCGTCGGGCACCGGCGCTCCGGGGAAGGGCGGCGGTACGGCCGCGGGCAGCGGCGCCCCGGGCGGCACCGCGTCCGCGCCGCCGTCCACCGTGGCCCCGACCGCCTCCGCCGGCGCGCCGACCGCGGGCACGACGACCCCGGCGGCCGGGCCGCCACCCCCGTCGGTGCCCGGCGCCCCGACCACGCCGCCCACCGCGACCGCCACGCCCACGGCCACCGCCACGCCGAGCCCGGCGCACACCAGCCTCTGCCTGGGACTGATCGTGCTGGGTATCTGCATAGGCTGA
- a CDS encoding DUF3017 domain-containing protein, whose amino-acid sequence MSGDLGPGGRPAVTTSTARPEGGGRAASGGAPAPARQWPIIVVIAGAVIGLITTAIGAFRAGTIVVGVALLLGGALRWGMRSVGMLAVRSRFTDVITYGILGVAIILLALMAQPDPLIRIPFLEDIIHFSVR is encoded by the coding sequence ATGTCCGGTGACCTCGGCCCCGGCGGCCGCCCCGCCGTGACCACCTCCACCGCCCGCCCGGAAGGCGGCGGCCGCGCCGCCTCGGGCGGCGCGCCCGCGCCCGCGCGCCAGTGGCCCATCATCGTGGTGATCGCCGGCGCGGTGATCGGCCTCATCACCACGGCCATCGGGGCGTTCCGCGCCGGCACGATCGTGGTCGGCGTCGCGCTCCTCCTCGGCGGGGCGCTGCGGTGGGGGATGCGCTCGGTGGGGATGCTGGCGGTGCGCAGCCGGTTCACTGACGTGATCACGTACGGGATCCTCGGCGTCGCCATCATCCTGCTGGCGCTGATGGCCCAGCCGGACCCGCTGATCCGGATCCCGTTCCTTGAGGACATCATCCACTTCTCGGTGCGGTGA
- a CDS encoding bifunctional methylenetetrahydrofolate dehydrogenase/methenyltetrahydrofolate cyclohydrolase: MTAQILDGKATAAAIKSELTERVQALQARGVAPGLGTLLVGDDPGSKWYVAGKHRDCAQVGIGSIQRELPDTATQDEIEAVVRELNDDPACTGYIVQLPLPKGIDTNRVLELMDPAKDADGLHPTNLGRLVLGVPAPLPCTPNGIVELLRRHGVAINGAHVVVVGRGITVGRSIGLLLTRKSENATVTLCHTGTRDLSAQLRQADIIVAAAGVPHIVKPEDVKPGAAVLDVGVSRDEHGKIVGDVHPGVAEVAAWLSPNPGGVGPMTRALLLQNVVETAERVAAHVR; this comes from the coding sequence ATGACCGCCCAGATTCTCGATGGCAAGGCCACCGCCGCCGCGATCAAGTCCGAACTGACCGAGCGCGTCCAGGCGCTCCAGGCCCGCGGTGTCGCACCCGGCCTCGGCACCCTGCTGGTCGGCGACGACCCGGGCAGCAAGTGGTACGTCGCGGGCAAGCACCGCGACTGCGCGCAGGTCGGCATCGGCTCCATCCAGCGCGAACTGCCGGACACCGCGACGCAGGACGAGATCGAGGCGGTCGTCCGGGAACTCAACGACGACCCCGCCTGTACCGGCTACATCGTGCAGCTCCCGCTCCCCAAGGGCATCGACACCAACCGGGTGCTCGAACTCATGGACCCGGCCAAGGACGCGGACGGGCTGCATCCGACGAACCTCGGCCGCCTCGTCCTCGGCGTGCCGGCGCCGCTGCCCTGCACCCCCAACGGCATCGTCGAACTCCTGCGGCGCCACGGCGTCGCCATCAACGGCGCCCACGTCGTGGTCGTCGGCCGCGGCATCACGGTAGGCCGCTCCATCGGCCTGCTGCTCACCCGCAAGTCGGAGAACGCCACGGTCACGCTGTGCCACACCGGCACGCGCGACCTGTCCGCGCAGCTGCGGCAGGCCGACATCATCGTGGCGGCGGCGGGCGTGCCGCACATCGTCAAGCCCGAGGACGTCAAGCCGGGCGCCGCCGTCCTCGACGTCGGCGTGAGCCGCGACGAGCACGGCAAGATCGTCGGCGACGTCCACCCCGGAGTCGCCGAGGTCGCCGCCTGGCTCTCCCCGAACCCCGGCGGCGTCGGCCCCATGACCCGGGCGCTGCTGCTGCAGAACGTCGTGGAGACTGCGGAACGGGTCGCGGCCCATGTCCGGTGA
- a CDS encoding RDD family protein yields the protein MSQPPDPSPYGEPPQQPYGQPQPPGIPQQPYYGQQPGYGHPQQPPYGAYPPPGGLPPGMPPLASWGARLGAYLLDLLMFNLVPTGLVLAGNIPYNKKVQDAKTACTDQGISSQNCDLPHMTGSQLTLVLIGSALGLAVLVFLSIREGRTGQTPGKKIVGIRLLREADGAALGFGRAFGRRWLHVLDAIPCLLGFLWPLWDGKNQTWADKMVHTVVIKDQF from the coding sequence GTGAGTCAGCCACCCGACCCGAGTCCCTACGGCGAGCCGCCGCAGCAGCCCTACGGCCAGCCGCAGCCGCCCGGCATCCCGCAGCAGCCCTACTACGGCCAGCAGCCGGGTTACGGCCACCCGCAGCAGCCGCCGTACGGTGCCTATCCGCCGCCCGGCGGGCTGCCGCCCGGGATGCCGCCGCTGGCGAGCTGGGGGGCCAGGCTGGGGGCGTATCTGCTCGACCTCCTGATGTTCAACCTGGTGCCGACCGGGCTGGTCCTGGCCGGGAACATTCCGTACAACAAGAAGGTGCAGGACGCCAAGACCGCCTGCACCGACCAGGGCATCTCCTCGCAGAACTGCGACCTGCCCCACATGACCGGCTCCCAGCTGACGCTGGTCCTGATCGGTTCCGCCCTCGGCCTCGCCGTGCTCGTCTTCCTCAGCATCCGCGAGGGCAGGACGGGACAGACACCCGGCAAGAAGATCGTCGGCATCCGGCTGCTGCGCGAGGCCGACGGTGCCGCGCTGGGCTTCGGCCGCGCGTTCGGCCGCCGCTGGCTGCACGTCCTGGACGCCATACCGTGCCTGCTCGGCTTCCTGTGGCCGCTGTGGGACGGCAAGAACCAGACCTGGGCCGACAAGATGGTCCACACTGTGGTGATCAAGGACCAGTTCTGA
- the purH gene encoding bifunctional phosphoribosylaminoimidazolecarboxamide formyltransferase/IMP cyclohydrolase, which translates to MSAEDTRGQDQDGRQGKLPFRRALISVYDKTGLEELARGLHEAGVELVSTGSTAGRIAAAGLPVTPVEELTGFPECLDGRVKTLHPRVHAGILADLRLEDHRRQLDELGVAPFELVVVNLYPFRETVASGASDDECVEQIDIGGPSMVRAAAKNHPSVAVVTSPARYADVLAAAKAGGFDLHTRKRLAAAAFQHTAAYDVAVASWFVDGYAADEDSAFPEFVGEVFTRRQTLRYGENPHQPAALYVSGDGGGLAGAEQLHGKEMSYNNYVDTEAARRAAYDHEGVCVAIIKHANPCGIAVGSDVADAHRKAHACDPLSAFGGVIAVNRPVSVAMAEQVADIFTEVIVAPDYEDGAVEVLARKKNIRVLRVATAPGAVAEHKPIEGGMLLQVKDRLQAEGDDPAHWTLATGEPLPAAELAELAFAWRASRAVKSNAILLAKDGATVGVGMGQVNRVDSAKLAVARAGADRAAGSYAASDAFFPFPDGFEVLAEAGVRAVAQPGGSIRDEAVIEAARTAGVTMYLTGTRHFFH; encoded by the coding sequence ATGAGCGCCGAAGACACCCGCGGCCAGGACCAGGACGGGCGCCAGGGCAAGCTGCCCTTCCGCCGCGCGCTGATCAGCGTCTACGACAAGACCGGTCTGGAGGAGCTGGCCCGCGGCCTGCACGAGGCGGGCGTGGAGCTGGTCTCGACCGGCTCGACGGCCGGCCGGATCGCCGCCGCGGGGCTGCCGGTGACCCCGGTCGAGGAGCTGACCGGCTTCCCCGAGTGCCTGGACGGCCGGGTGAAAACCCTGCACCCGCGGGTGCACGCCGGCATCCTGGCCGACCTGCGCCTGGAAGACCACCGCCGACAGCTCGACGAACTGGGCGTCGCGCCGTTCGAGCTGGTCGTGGTGAACCTCTACCCCTTCCGCGAGACCGTGGCGTCCGGCGCGAGCGACGACGAGTGCGTCGAGCAGATCGACATCGGCGGCCCCTCGATGGTGCGTGCCGCCGCCAAGAACCATCCGTCGGTCGCCGTGGTCACCAGCCCGGCCCGTTACGCCGACGTGCTGGCCGCGGCCAAGGCGGGCGGCTTCGACCTGCACACCCGCAAGCGGCTCGCGGCCGCGGCGTTCCAGCACACCGCCGCGTACGACGTGGCCGTGGCGTCCTGGTTCGTCGACGGCTACGCGGCCGACGAGGACAGCGCCTTCCCGGAGTTCGTCGGCGAGGTCTTCACCCGCCGCCAGACGCTGCGCTACGGCGAGAACCCGCACCAGCCCGCCGCGCTCTACGTCTCCGGCGACGGCGGCGGCCTGGCCGGCGCCGAGCAGCTGCACGGCAAGGAGATGTCCTACAACAACTACGTGGACACCGAGGCGGCCCGCCGGGCCGCCTACGACCACGAGGGCGTCTGCGTGGCGATCATCAAGCACGCCAACCCCTGCGGCATCGCCGTCGGTTCCGACGTCGCCGACGCGCACCGCAAGGCGCACGCGTGCGACCCGCTGTCCGCGTTCGGCGGGGTGATCGCCGTGAACCGGCCGGTGTCCGTCGCGATGGCCGAGCAGGTCGCCGACATCTTCACCGAGGTCATCGTCGCCCCGGACTACGAGGACGGCGCCGTCGAGGTGCTGGCCCGCAAGAAGAACATCCGGGTGCTGCGGGTCGCCACCGCGCCCGGCGCGGTCGCCGAGCACAAGCCCATCGAGGGCGGCATGCTGCTCCAGGTCAAGGACCGGCTGCAGGCCGAGGGCGACGACCCGGCGCATTGGACGCTGGCCACCGGCGAGCCGCTGCCCGCCGCCGAACTGGCCGAACTGGCCTTCGCCTGGCGCGCGTCGCGTGCCGTGAAGTCCAACGCGATCCTGCTGGCCAAGGACGGCGCCACCGTCGGCGTCGGCATGGGCCAGGTCAACCGGGTCGACTCGGCCAAGCTGGCGGTCGCCCGCGCGGGCGCCGACCGGGCGGCCGGCTCCTACGCCGCCTCCGACGCCTTCTTCCCCTTCCCCGACGGCTTCGAGGTGCTGGCCGAGGCCGGTGTGCGCGCGGTGGCGCAGCCCGGCGGCTCGATCCGCGACGAAGCGGTGATCGAGGCGGCGCGCACGGCCGGCGTGACGATGTACCTCACCGGCACCCGGCACTTCTTCCACTGA
- the purN gene encoding phosphoribosylglycinamide formyltransferase: MVARTPARSTPTRLVVLVSGSGTNLQALLDAIDADPSYGARIVAVGADREGIAGLERAARAGLPTFVVKVGDHADRAAWDAALTRATAAYEPDLVVSAGFMKVVGKDFLAAFGGRFLNTHPALLPSFPGAHGVRDALAYGAKVTGCTVHFVDDGVDTGPVIAQGVVEVRADDTEDALHERIKDVERRLLVDVVGRLSRDGYRIEGRKVRIPA; encoded by the coding sequence GTGGTCGCCCGCACTCCCGCCCGCAGCACCCCGACCCGTCTGGTCGTCCTCGTCTCCGGCTCCGGCACGAATCTGCAGGCGCTGCTCGACGCCATCGACGCCGACCCCTCCTACGGTGCCAGGATCGTCGCGGTCGGCGCCGACCGCGAGGGCATCGCGGGCCTGGAGCGGGCCGCGCGCGCCGGGCTGCCGACCTTCGTGGTGAAGGTCGGCGACCACGCCGACCGGGCCGCCTGGGACGCGGCGCTGACCCGGGCCACGGCCGCGTACGAGCCCGACCTCGTCGTGTCGGCCGGCTTCATGAAGGTCGTCGGCAAGGACTTCCTGGCGGCCTTCGGCGGCCGGTTCCTCAACACCCACCCCGCACTGCTGCCGAGTTTCCCCGGGGCGCACGGCGTACGCGACGCGCTCGCGTACGGCGCGAAGGTCACCGGATGCACCGTCCACTTCGTCGACGACGGCGTCGACACCGGCCCGGTCATCGCCCAGGGCGTGGTCGAGGTCAGGGCGGACGACACGGAGGACGCGCTCCACGAGCGCATCAAGGACGTCGAGCGGCGGCTGCTGGTCGACGTCGTAGGGCGGCTGTCGCGCGACGGCTACCGCATCGAAGGACGAAAGGTACGGATTCCGGCATGA